The DNA sequence GTGCTCATCAATGGAAGGTGTTCATACCTGACAGTAGGCATGATTGCCCAACGCTTTGTGGGCTTCATCAATCACTACACACTTGATCTGCTGAGCTGGGCAGGTGTCTCTAGACAAGTCGTTCACCATGACTTGAGGGGTGAGGAAGAAGACACGCTTGGAACTCCACACCGCCTGtctctgttttgctgctgtGCTACCTGTGAGTAGATACAGCCTTGTAATTTAAGGCTAAAGGGAAATAGCTGTCATGATTTTTGTGTATTAGGTTTTTACCTGTCAATTCAGCCATGTGTGCCTGTGGGATCCCCATGACTTTGTAACAGGCCTCGATCTGTTGTGCCACCAGGGGTTTGGTGGGAGCCATAAATACAATCTTTCCTGATGGATACCAGCGGTAGAAGTTGTACATAACTACAGAGGCTATAAATGTTTTTCCCAAACCAGTGGGAAGACACACCAGTGTGTTCTGAAAAAGGGCAGCCTCTGATATCTTTAGCTGGTACTCCCTGATGGGGTAGTTGATGGGGTAGATCCATACCTTTGCAGAGGAGCTGTCAAAGCCAGGAAAGTCTGGATACGTCTGTCCACCTGATGGAATGGGAGATAAGGCTCTGCTCTCTGTTTCAACAAAGTTGTCATCTCGAACACAGTTTGCATTGTCAAGTTGCAGGCTCTTCTCAGCTTCGTAGACAGCAACCACCATGAGGTCATCGTCGTCATCTTCATCTTTACAAATCGCCTCTGGGTTATCAAATGTGTATGTAGACCCCTGACCTATTTCAGTCCATAGAGGATTTCGAGGAGGATGTGTCGATAGGAACCGCTCACTGTTGCTTGGTGTTGTTCTCTGCTGTCCAGCGGCTTTTTTCCCACCCTTTTTCGGCTGAACAACTTTGTTTTGAGAAACTGAGGCTCCCCACGTCTGAAACAAAGTCCTCTGATTTGAACCGCTGCTCATTTTAACTGACTGCTGAGGAAAAGTTTGAGAAAATGACCCATGTGACGAGTAGCGACATGGCTAACTGAATATATAAACACAGGGTCACTTCCGCTCACGTGTTTCCAAAATATAACAGATAACAGATCGAACGACCAATTTACTTTGACGTTACTTTggtcatttgaaaaaagtttcTATTGTTAAATTGTAATTATATTGTGATCATGGCAACTTATTAAGCTAGAGGTGTAAATAGTATGCATAGGCGGTTACTCTTAACAAAAACAAGCTTTTAATTTTTGACTTTTACCCCGGAACAAAATCAAACGTTTGAGTTTATTTCGCGCTTTGGTGAGAGCGCTGTTCCGTTACCATAGCAATGGATAGAAAGAAATGGGAAAATATGCTCACCCATTTTCAGGTAATACGCtatcataaaaaaattatttcaagtcGTAAAGCCTACAGTTGTCATATTTATACCCGCAGTAATGACCAGCCCAATTCTGTTTGCTAGTTAAGCTGTTAAGCTATCCAACTCAGAAAACAGCTGCTAATGTTAGCTAGCTTAGCTGTTGTAATTGAAACAACAAGTAATGAATAATGCTACTAGTTAACGTTAAGTTACTCTTTTTGGTAGGCATTTGCACGTGGATACCTGATAAGAAACGAAGTCCGTCGAGCCAGAGAAGAATTTGAAGCCATTGTGAAAGAAATTGATGGTGGCTTGTCGCATTTACAGTGGAGGGCGACTGTCATATCCATTCCCCACTTCACAGACACTGTAAGTAAATGTGACTCTTAtgagtttttttaaaccagcatTCGATACTTTTCTCATATTTGTGCTCGTGCATCACCAGCACAGACCATTTTCACGGCAAGGAAGCTCTGCCCGCAAGCCTTCTGATCCAGGACTAAGTGTCAGTGCCAGTCCCCAGAGCCTGTCAGCAGGTGCAGCAACATGCTTATCAcattcaaaagaaagaaatcaacaTGCCCTGTTGGAGAAAATAGAGGCCGAGAGGGATGAGTCACAAACCAAACACCAAGACTGTCCTTCCAAGGACCATATCCCCAGTGCCCTTGTTGTAGAAGATGGGGAGAGTCGGAGACAAAAGGGTGTGAGGGAACAGATGGACGATAATAATGAAGGGATGTTTGAGAGCATAGAAGACTCCTCTGTATGGAGCAGTTTGGACCTGGACTGGAACTCAGGTCACTCTCAGAAAAGTAAGAATAGTGCACATACTAATAACTTTTTGGTGTCGGTATACGAAGcgttgtaacatttaaaaatatatatcaggCCTGTTTGTTATTCATTACTGATGAGGAAGTACAAGGTTACATGTACAGCCTTATTTCCATAAGTAGTAAAACATATAGTATGTATAGACTCTCATAAattagaaaatatgaaataGAAAGTCAAAAAGATTCGTACTTTCCCCgctataaaatgtaaatgcttggattttttttttttcactgaagaTTTATCTACGTAATCTGTTTCAAATTTTTTTATCTCACATTTTCGGCCATTACTTGTTTTAGCACAAATTTTGTGTTAGCACTGCAAATGATATTaatcctaaaaaaaacattttgtttactaTGAAATGTAGTTCATTTCAAAGTAGCATTCACTACTAAAataacttttcatttatttatggggaaaaaaaaaagacatttgaccATCCTTACAGTATGTGAGATATTTAACACGTCTTAAGgttttttctcctgtagttaGAAGACTTTATCAGTCATTTTGAATAATCCATTGGTCTTTTAGGTTTCCGACAGCACTGCCTACTTCAGGAAGTGCCCCAGACCCCAGAGGCCCTACGTCACCATAGAAACACCCTTAGCATGGAGCTGGTCTGGCTCCAACAGGCCATTGACAGCAGGAAAAAAGTAAGATGTAGAAAGGGAGAGATGCAGTGTAGTTTCCCTGCATGTATTCAGCAGTGACAGTGTCCCACTGTAAGAAATTTGCTTCTGCTGAaaggtaaaatgtatttattgatctCAAAGTTAGTACAATAGGTCAATTAATCTCTGAAAAACATCTGAATTGCAAGTATCAGGAGCTAATTAATAACTAAAGTAAATCTACAGCAAGCACCATAGCCAGAAGCAATGTAATGAGTGCAATCAGCATTACAACAACttacacacatgtatatatcTTGTGACTACAAGATAGAATGATCTACAAGGAATGCaagatttcattttcaaatgtccTTTTGAAAAGTCTTACTGACAAAAACATCAGATGAGTTAAATcatttgagttgaatcatttaaatatatgtataatatgaATTATATAATCTAACAGGCTGCACACCCACCTGTCTGATTACACTGTATAACACTGAAATAACAAcctttaacatttgtttttttcttctctcttcttcactGCAGTACTTGTCACTGAAGGACAGGCTGAACAAATCAGAGCAGAAGATGTGATATGCTCTCGACTATTACAAAATGAGGGCATAAGGTGCACAATAAAGACATAGCTTTAAAATGGTATTTATCATGTGTGTTGGAAAACCCTATTCATTGTGTATGTCTTTatttgttaatgtaaaaataaaaaaaatatttttctaaaaggttatctttctgctgttttcacTGATTCGCCCTGATTCACAGGATTTCCACTGATCATTTTTCTTGTAGCATGAATTGTTTGAGGTAGAAGTAGTTAGGTATTGTATAAGAAAAGGTCTATTGAAAGGAATTCAGGGGAGTTTCCTTGGCATGTGTTGTGTTGTTCAGCCTACAAAAATTGACATGCTTGATGCGTGTCCTTTGGTACTAAGATCACCAGAGCACATGCAGGACAAAGCAATTACATACAATAGAGTAGAATGCCCACTGTCCTCTCCCCTACGGTGAATGCTGGAATGAATACTTTGACGTAGAAACTTAATTTAAACCCTTTTTGtctgttgatcagcttcttattat is a window from the Channa argus isolate prfri chromosome 16, Channa argus male v1.0, whole genome shotgun sequence genome containing:
- the iqcc gene encoding IQ domain-containing protein C isoform X1, with translation MDRKKWENMLTHFQAFARGYLIRNEVRRAREEFEAIVKEIDGGLSHLQWRATVISIPHFTDTHRPFSRQGSSARKPSDPGLSVSASPQSLSAGAATCLSHSKERNQHALLEKIEAERDESQTKHQDCPSKDHIPSALVVEDGESRRQKGVREQMDDNNEGMFESIEDSSVWSSLDLDWNSGHSQKSFRQHCLLQEVPQTPEALRHHRNTLSMELVWLQQAIDSRKKYLSLKDRLNKSEQKM
- the iqcc gene encoding IQ domain-containing protein C isoform X2 is translated as MVACRIYSGGRLSYPFPTSQTLPFSRQGSSARKPSDPGLSVSASPQSLSAGAATCLSHSKERNQHALLEKIEAERDESQTKHQDCPSKDHIPSALVVEDGESRRQKGVREQMDDNNEGMFESIEDSSVWSSLDLDWNSGHSQKSFRQHCLLQEVPQTPEALRHHRNTLSMELVWLQQAIDSRKKYLSLKDRLNKSEQKM